From Candidatus Pedobacter colombiensis, one genomic window encodes:
- a CDS encoding RagB/SusD family nutrient uptake outer membrane protein — protein MKIIQYKNCYLLLLILVTLSCKKFLSIDPPIDRIVASEVFSNTETATAAVRGIYAKMMSENGFASGSSSSVTLLSGRSADEFSNYYTLSDFPKQFSENNLLSTNSSLQSGLWKDPYQIIYGANSVLESLNKSVQLSINTKQQLGGEAKFIRALCYFYLTNLFGNVPLILSSDYRLSSTASASNPQDIYVQVIKDLLEARDQLADNYPTADRTRANKWAATALLARVYLFNKDWVNAEKYSNELIAKTDLYDLIQDDLNKVFLSNSKEAILQFFVPQILGVNTNEGKIFILRQAPGSSTEVVMSENLFNAFEPGDKRKTNWIGTFTSGTFFWHYPYKYKVKAGSSPLTEFSMVLRVAEQYLIRAEARAQQNKISGLNSAESDVNLIRGRAGLTGVTGTTQAAMLLSIEKERRMELFSEWGHRWLDLKRTNRADAILAPLKGQNWQSTDQLYPIPYSELVNNKNLKQNPGYN, from the coding sequence ATGAAAATCATTCAATATAAAAACTGCTACCTGCTGTTATTGATACTGGTAACACTATCATGTAAAAAATTTCTAAGCATTGATCCTCCGATTGATCGTATTGTAGCCAGTGAGGTGTTTTCCAATACTGAAACGGCTACTGCAGCTGTTAGGGGGATTTATGCTAAAATGATGTCAGAAAACGGATTTGCAAGCGGTAGCTCTTCCAGTGTTACTTTGCTTTCAGGAAGATCTGCTGATGAGTTTTCCAATTACTACACTTTATCTGATTTCCCCAAACAGTTTTCTGAAAATAACCTTTTGTCTACTAATTCAAGTTTACAATCAGGGCTTTGGAAAGATCCATATCAAATTATTTACGGAGCAAACTCTGTACTGGAAAGTCTTAATAAATCAGTACAACTTTCTATCAATACAAAACAGCAATTGGGTGGTGAAGCAAAGTTTATCAGGGCGCTATGCTACTTTTATTTGACCAACTTATTTGGGAATGTGCCGCTGATACTCAGTTCAGACTATCGGCTTAGCTCTACTGCAAGTGCCAGTAATCCGCAGGATATATATGTTCAGGTAATCAAAGACCTGCTGGAAGCCAGAGATCAATTAGCAGATAACTATCCGACTGCTGACCGGACAAGAGCCAATAAATGGGCAGCAACAGCTTTATTAGCACGTGTTTACTTATTTAACAAAGATTGGGTTAATGCTGAGAAATATTCTAATGAGCTTATCGCAAAGACGGATCTTTACGATCTCATTCAGGACGATCTAAACAAAGTGTTCTTAAGCAACAGTAAAGAAGCAATTTTACAGTTTTTCGTTCCTCAAATACTAGGCGTAAATACAAATGAAGGAAAGATCTTTATACTGAGACAAGCGCCAGGATCATCAACAGAGGTCGTAATGAGTGAAAATTTGTTTAATGCCTTTGAACCTGGTGACAAGCGAAAAACCAATTGGATAGGAACGTTTACAAGTGGTACTTTTTTCTGGCATTACCCATATAAGTATAAAGTTAAAGCCGGATCATCTCCACTCACAGAGTTCTCTATGGTACTCAGAGTTGCAGAGCAGTACTTGATCAGAGCCGAAGCAAGAGCGCAGCAGAATAAAATTTCCGGATTGAACAGCGCAGAAAGTGATGTGAACCTCATCAGAGGCAGGGCTGGATTAACCGGAGTAACTGGGACAACACAAGCAGCAATGTTACTATCTATTGAAAAGGAAAGGCGTATGGAACTATTCTCAGAGTGGGGCCATCGATGGCTTGACTTAAAACGTACCAATAGAGCCGATGCTATTCTGGCCCCCCTTAAAGGCCAAAACTGGCAAAGTACAGATCAGTTATATCCAATACCTTATTCGGAACTTGTTAATAATAAAAATTTAAAACAGAACCCCGGATACAACTAA
- a CDS encoding AraC family transcriptional regulator has translation MKAAHNHIIIIMEYIEANLHESLSIERIAEQFNLSPSTLQRRFKKQYKVPMHKFILQQRMDKAMEMLKEGSHSIADVRLNVGYHDPANFTTAFIKYFHVSPSHVSKSPNDTE, from the coding sequence ATGAAGGCAGCACACAATCATATCATCATTATCATGGAGTATATTGAAGCTAATCTACATGAAAGCCTTTCTATCGAAAGAATTGCTGAGCAGTTTAATCTTAGCCCCTCAACATTACAAAGACGCTTTAAAAAGCAATACAAAGTGCCCATGCACAAGTTTATTCTGCAACAACGTATGGATAAGGCTATGGAGATGCTAAAAGAAGGAAGCCACAGTATTGCAGATGTGCGGCTAAATGTAGGATATCATGATCCGGCCAATTTTACCACAGCCTTTATAAAGTACTTTCATGTTTCCCCCAGCCATGTTTCAAAAAGTCCAAATGACACAGAATGA
- a CDS encoding ATP-binding protein, with amino-acid sequence MYIPERTILLFFVAFTLILLLLTGAFIYMVYSFRNRKNQRYGTQSLLLIEGQKDKINEYERWINELSRHLHDDIQQQAVLISNALNSTRMNLLKVAPSALPELVESINKIDVLVEKITSINQSINLEYIRSQSLLSLVKDQLVLIMEETDIDYMVECEIEPILTDEVKIILYRIASEAISNIAQHAMASTIIISISAKDGCFCMSIEDNGIGLNQEKIYGAPTYGIPNMRSRAALINATLEIKSEKFRGTKVVLEIKDVV; translated from the coding sequence ATGTACATACCAGAACGCACCATATTGTTATTTTTTGTTGCTTTTACATTAATCCTGCTTTTGCTTACCGGAGCATTTATCTATATGGTTTATTCGTTCCGCAATCGGAAAAACCAGAGATATGGCACACAGAGTCTTTTGTTAATTGAAGGACAAAAGGACAAAATCAATGAATATGAACGCTGGATTAACGAACTATCCAGGCACCTACACGATGACATTCAGCAACAAGCGGTATTGATCAGCAATGCTTTGAACAGTACTCGAATGAACCTGTTAAAAGTTGCTCCTTCAGCTTTACCAGAACTGGTCGAATCAATCAATAAGATCGATGTCCTCGTTGAAAAGATCACATCCATAAACCAGTCCATTAACCTTGAATATATCCGGTCTCAAAGTTTGTTAAGCCTGGTTAAAGACCAGCTGGTCCTGATCATGGAAGAGACAGATATCGACTATATGGTAGAGTGCGAGATCGAGCCAATTCTAACGGATGAGGTAAAAATCATCCTGTATCGCATTGCCAGCGAAGCCATCAGCAATATTGCTCAACATGCAATGGCTTCAACAATTATCATATCCATTTCAGCAAAAGATGGTTGCTTTTGTATGTCTATTGAAGACAATGGAATAGGCTTGAACCAGGAAAAAATCTACGGAGCGCCAACCTACGGAATCCCCAACATGCGTAGCAGGGCAGCACTTATCAATGCCACACTTGAAATAAAATCCGAAAAATTTAGGGGAACGAAAGTAGTACTCGAAATAAAGGACGTGGTATGA
- a CDS encoding response regulator transcription factor: protein MNLWNSTRIAYVEDQKGVRESVCDFLDSKGNTHVIYSTDNGNDLINYLHETVPLPNICIIDISMPKMDGLTLLKKIRKTFGKSLPCLIYTMHHNEQTIMKALHLGANGYLSKQYGYEELYQAVVAIATTGFAYTKDADVNMFESIMNHKTKVFNLSEKERQFIKHAGSDLSYPEIARLMNISAKTVENYRSKCFKKLNVSTRVGLTLEAIKLGIINI from the coding sequence ATGAACCTATGGAACTCTACTCGAATTGCTTATGTCGAAGATCAGAAAGGTGTACGGGAGTCCGTCTGTGACTTTCTTGATTCAAAAGGAAATACACATGTGATTTATAGTACAGATAATGGGAATGACCTCATTAATTACCTACATGAAACGGTTCCATTACCAAATATCTGCATCATTGATATATCCATGCCTAAGATGGATGGACTGACACTTCTTAAAAAGATCAGGAAAACATTTGGTAAAAGTCTGCCTTGTCTGATATACACCATGCACCACAACGAGCAAACGATTATGAAGGCTTTACATCTTGGTGCTAATGGATACCTGTCTAAGCAGTATGGCTATGAAGAGCTGTACCAGGCTGTTGTTGCTATTGCAACTACCGGCTTTGCCTACACCAAAGATGCAGATGTCAACATGTTTGAAAGCATAATGAACCATAAAACCAAAGTATTCAACCTTTCGGAAAAAGAAAGGCAGTTCATCAAACACGCGGGGTCTGATCTGTCTTACCCTGAAATTGCAAGGCTTATGAATATAAGTGCCAAGACAGTAGAAAACTATCGAAGCAAGTGTTTTAAAAAACTCAATGTGAGCACCAGGGTCGGCCTGACGCTTGAAGCAATTAAGCTTGGCATCATCAACATTTAA